A segment of the Streptomyces sp. P9-A2 genome:
GAACGGCACACGGCCGGTCCTCCCGCACACCCGCCAGGCGGTCCTGGACGCCGTCGAGGAGCTCGGCTACACCCCGAACACGCTGGCCCGCTCGCTGGTGACCTCCCGGACCCGCTCGATCGGGCTCGCGGTGTCGGCGATCAGCAACCCGTACTTCACGGAGATCCTCCAGGGCGTCGAGGCGGCCGCCCTGGAGCATGGCTACAGCCTGCTCATCGCCGATCCGCACGACGACCCCGAGCACGAGCGCAAGGTCGTGCAGCTGCTGCACGAGCGGCGGGTGGAGGGCATGATCGTCGCGCCCTCCGCGCAGCCGCGCGGGCTGCTCGCCTACCTCGGGCGCCATCGCGTACCGGCCGTGTTCCTCGACCGGGTGGTCGAGGAACACGGGGAGGACGGCCCGCGCTTCGACCAGGTCTGCGCCGAGAACACGGAGCCGACGGCCCGGCTGGTCACCCACCTCGCCGGGCTCGGCCACCGCCGGATCGCCCTGGTCGCGGGGCGGCCCGGGTTCAGCACCACCGCCGAACGGATCACCGGGTACCGGCAGGGCCTCGCGGGTGCGGGGCTGCCGTTCGACGCACGGCTCCTGGTGCACGGCGACTCCGAGTCGGCCGGCGC
Coding sequences within it:
- a CDS encoding LacI family DNA-binding transcriptional regulator, coding for MATMTDVARCAGVSVATVSHVLNGTRPVLPHTRQAVLDAVEELGYTPNTLARSLVTSRTRSIGLAVSAISNPYFTEILQGVEAAALEHGYSLLIADPHDDPEHERKVVQLLHERRVEGMIVAPSAQPRGLLAYLGRHRVPAVFLDRVVEEHGEDGPRFDQVCAENTEPTARLVTHLAGLGHRRIALVAGRPGFSTTAERITGYRQGLAGAGLPFDARLLVHGDSESAGAERVTGDLLSLCVPPTALVTGNNAMTIGALRALRAHGLSVPGDIALCCFDDFAWADLFSPRLTAIAQPSRDIGARAVQVLLDRLAAPDRPARTERLSCAFVHRTSCGCPDPQDPRSGLSGPRSPRGLGTRSGPTAADPVTDDPTSQ